The Hypanus sabinus isolate sHypSab1 unplaced genomic scaffold, sHypSab1.hap1 scaffold_673, whole genome shotgun sequence genome includes a window with the following:
- the atp5mc1 gene encoding ATP synthase F(0) complex subunit C1, mitochondrial → MMYACAKFVSCPAVVRSTSRTFLRPVSASVLSKPEPRNEQAQLLPAPGSALMQVVRRDLHTSVASRDIDTAAKFIGAGAATVGVAGSGAGIGTVFGSLIIGYARNPSLKQQLFSYAILGFALSEAMGLFCLMVAFLILFAM, encoded by the exons ATGATGTATGCTTGTGCTAAGTTTGTCTCCTGCCCAGCTGTG GTCCGCAGCACTTCAAGGACATTCCTTAGGCCTGTGTCAGCGTCTGTCTTAAGCAAACCAGAGCCCCGAAATGAACAA GCACAGCTCCTCCCCGCACCAGGGAGCGCACTGATGCAGGTTGTACGGCGGGACCTCCACACCAGTGTTGCTTCCAGGGACATCGACACTGCTGCTAAGTTTATCGGTGCTGGGGCTGCCACTGTGGGAGTGGCCGGCTCCGGTGCTGGCATTGGGACTGTATTCGGCAGCTTGATTATCGGATATGCCAG GAACCCTTCCCTGAAACAGCAGCTTTTCTCCTACGCCATCCTGGGCTTTGCCCTCTCTGAGGCCATGGGGCTCTTCTGTTTGATGGTTGCCTTCCTCATCCTGTTTGCCATGTAA